In Nodosilinea sp. FACHB-141, the following proteins share a genomic window:
- a CDS encoding cofactor assembly of complex C subunit B gives MTDTILYSTLFLTLLMIVGLVFFIRASTKDRIETLTLTRPIDPITLLQNLTTYFEARAYAIIAAEEEAQRITLRGRVRPSLFLAGFLTLLATVGTLCFALVLANLWPAHGAIFLALLALSPLAGWFYWRGAERDEEICLEIRPDAADSGSLESALAKVTVTAHRDELIALEQGFDR, from the coding sequence GGGTTAGTTTTTTTTATTCGGGCTTCTACCAAAGACCGTATCGAAACCCTGACGCTAACGCGTCCTATTGATCCCATAACGTTACTGCAAAACCTGACGACTTACTTTGAGGCACGGGCCTATGCCATCATTGCGGCTGAAGAAGAGGCCCAACGCATCACCCTGCGGGGAAGAGTACGTCCGAGCCTGTTTTTGGCTGGATTCTTAACTCTGCTTGCCACTGTGGGGACTCTCTGTTTTGCTTTAGTACTCGCCAATCTATGGCCAGCCCACGGCGCTATCTTTTTGGCTCTGCTAGCACTGAGCCCGCTAGCCGGCTGGTTCTATTGGCGTGGCGCTGAGCGCGATGAGGAGATTTGCTTAGAAATTCGGCCCGACGCTGCGGACAGCGGCTCGTTAGAGAGTGCGCTTGCTAAGGTTACTGTTACAGCTCACCGCGATGAGCTGATTGCCCTTGAGCAAGGCTTTGACCGCTGA